One window of Alkaliphilus metalliredigens QYMF genomic DNA carries:
- the hisB gene encoding imidazoleglycerol-phosphate dehydratase HisB, whose translation MTRSYRGDRRTKETDIELILNLDGKGQGKIATGIGFFDHMLEQIMKHGQLDLELKAVGDIEVDFHHTVEDVGILMGKAIAEALGDKKGIVRYATAFIPMDEALSMVSMDISGRPFLQYGVNYSGEFVGQFEVQLVEEFFRALAFNSGITLHIQTQYGRNNHHIVESIFKAFAKALREAITIDPRIEGVLSTKGSL comes from the coding sequence ATGACAAGAAGTTATCGAGGGGATCGTAGGACAAAGGAAACGGATATCGAACTCATTCTTAACTTAGATGGGAAGGGCCAAGGGAAAATTGCAACTGGTATTGGTTTTTTTGATCATATGCTAGAGCAAATTATGAAGCATGGACAGTTGGATCTAGAACTCAAGGCTGTTGGAGATATTGAAGTAGACTTTCATCACACAGTAGAGGACGTGGGGATCTTAATGGGAAAAGCAATTGCTGAGGCCCTGGGAGATAAAAAAGGGATTGTACGATATGCCACTGCCTTCATCCCCATGGATGAAGCACTGTCCATGGTTTCCATGGACATCAGCGGACGCCCATTTTTACAGTATGGAGTAAACTACTCAGGAGAGTTTGTAGGGCAGTTTGAAGTACAGCTGGTAGAAGAATTTTTTAGAGCTCTGGCATTTAATAGTGGGATCACCCTACATATTCAAACCCAATATGGAAGAAATAATCATCATATTGTAGAAAGTATTTTCAAGGCCTTTGCAAAGGCCCTAAGGGAAGCAATCACCATCGATCCGCGAATCGAAGGGGTACTATCGACTAAGGGAAGTCTCTAA